A window of Desulfobulbus oralis genomic DNA:
GCCCCTTTACCGGCGTAATCGGCCTGGGCTACCTCAACTGCAGCTATTCGGGCATGGTGGCCGGCCTGGACGCGCTGGCCGCGGGTGACAGGGACGAAGTGCCGCTGCCCGAGACGAGTCCGGGCCCGGAGGCCCAGGATTTTATCCATATCGACACATTCCCGCGTGGGCCCCAGGCCGGCTCCTGCCTGCACAGTCTGTTGGAACAGCTCGATTTCACCCGCCCTGCCGCGGCGCAGGCCGAAGTGCTGGGCCAGGTGCTGGAGCGCTTCGGCGTTGACCCGCGCTGGGCCGGGGCCCTGCCCGGCTGGCTGGACGGGGTTCTGGCCACCCATCTGCCTGACAGCCGGATGCTGGCCGGCCTGCCCCCACAGGACAGTTGGCGGGAACTGAAGTTCTGGTTCCCGGTGCAGGCCTACCCACGCCTTTGCACGGTCCTCGGTCTGCCGCACATGGGCGGGCGCCATGCGCAGGGCCTGATGACCGGCGCCATGGATCTGGTCTTTCGCCACGAGGGGCGTTTTTACATTGTAGACTACAAGTCCAATCACCTGGGCGGGCAGACCGCCTACACGGCCGCGGCCATGCAGGCCAGTATGACGCAGCACCAGTATCAGGTGCAGTACCGGATCTACACGCTCGCCCTGCACCGCCTGCTGCGCTCGCGGCTTGCGGGCTACGCCTACGAGCGCGACTTCGGCGGAGTGTACTACCTCTTTGTGCGCGGGATGCGGCCCGGCAGCGGACAGGGCATTTTCCATGTCCGGCCAGAGATCGGGGACATCGCGCGGCTGGACGCGCTCTGCGGGGAGGCTGGCCATGAGCGGCGTTGAAACCCGGATTGCACATTGGCGCCGGCAGGGCTGGCTGAACGAGGTGGATGGTCATCTGGCCAGGATGCTGGCCCGGCGGCATCCGGCGATGGGTGTCGGGGCGGCGCTGGCTGCGGCGCTGCTCAGTCAGGCTCTGGAAGAGGGCCACACCTGCCTGCCGCTGGCGCAGATTGCAGCAACGCTCACAGCCCGGGGCGAGGCGACTTCGGTCCAGGGCCTGCAAGACCAGCTTTGGGCCAGCGCTGCGGTGGTGGCTCCGGAACATGCGGCAGAGCGTCCGGCCCCAATGGTGCTGGATGCAGCCCAGCGTTTGGCGCTTTTGCGCTGGCACCGGGCGGAAAGCCGCATTGCCGCAGAGCTGGTCCGGCGGGCCGGGGCCTTGACAGAGGTGGACGAGGAGCGGGCGCAACAGATGCTGGCGCGCCTTTTTCCCGAAAGTCCGGATGCGCCAAACCTGCAAAAAACCGCAGCCGCCCTGGCGCTGTGCAAGCGGCTGCTCATCCTGTGCGGCGGCCCGGGCACAGGCAAAACCTGGACCCTGGCCCGCATGCTGGCCCTGTGCTCGGCGCTGACAGCGGGGCAGCTCAGGGTGGCGCTGGCCGCACCCACTGGCCGGGCAGCCATGCGCTTGGGCGAGGCCATTCGCGAGGCCGCAGCCGCCATGTCGGAGGACATCGGCCGGCAGGCCCTGCCTGAAGCGGAAACCCTGCACCGGCTCCTGGGCTATCAACCGCAAACGGGACGCTTCCGCAGAAACGCGGACAACCCGCTGCCAGCCGATCTGGTGATTGTGGACGAAGCCTCCATGGTGGACGATCTCCTGCTGGATGCCCTGCTGGCCGCAGCGCCCGCAGGCTGCCGGCTGGTGCTCTGCGGCGATCCGGGGCAACTGCCGCCGGTTGCCCCCGGGTCGCTGCTGCACAGTCTGGCCGGCTTGGGCACGCCCGGGTATGCACCGGCCTTGCGGGCGGCCTGCGCACGGCTCTGCGGCCGGGATATGCCGGAACCCCCTGATGCTGCGGCCGCAAACCTGCTGAATGAATGTCGGATCACGCTGAAAAAAGCGCACCGCTTTGATGAAACAAGCGGCATTTCCGCTCTGGCTGCCGCCCTGCAACACGCAGATCCTGCAGCAGAACTGAAGCGGGTTCTGAGCCGGAGCTGGCCGGATATTACGCTGCTTGGGACCGAAACGGCGCGCTCCGGGCTGCCGGCGATTCTCCTGGAGATGTTCAGGCCCCTGTACCGCGCGGTTACGGCCGCAGAGGCGATGGCCGCCTTTGCCCGTTGCCGCGTGCTTTGTGCGCTTCGGGAAGGCCCCTGGGGCGTCGCGGGGATCAACCGCCTTTGCCGGGAACTGCTGCGCAGGCAGGGCCTCGTTCCGGCCCGGCAGGAATGGTACCGGGGTCTGCCCGTGCTCATTCAGCACAATGCGCACGACCTGCGTCTCTACAACGGCGATACCGGTATGCTCTGGCCGGATGAAAACGCTGTACTCAGGGCCTGGTTCGCCGCAGAAGGGGGCCTGCGTCCCTTCCCGCCGGCCGCCCTGCCCGCCTGGCAGCCGGCCTGGGCCATCACCGTGCACAAGGCCCAGGGAGCGGAATTCGACGATGTGGTGCTGGTCCTGCCGGAAGGCGACAACCCGCTCCTGACCCGGGAGCTGCTCTACACCGCCGTGACCCGGGCCAGAAAAAGACTGGTACTGGTGGCCGGGCCGGAGGCGCTGGAACGCAGCGCCGTCCGCCAGTTGCAGCGTTACAGCGCACTTGGCGATTTGCTTTCGGCTTTTGGCAAGCCCCCAATTTTTATTGACAGTACTTCACCGAACGAGTAGATAAGGGGACTCTCTGGTTGGGAAGGGTCGTTAACTCAGTCGGTAGAGTATCTGCCTTTTAAGCAGAGAGTCGCGCGTTCGAGTCGCGCACGACCCACCATGGGCCACATTCGTCCTCATCGTCTAGTCCGGTCCAGGACACCGGCCTTTCACGCCGGCAACACCGGTTCAAATCCGGTTGGGGACGCCAATATAATTTCAGCTGGTTAGCTGACTGTCATCAGATAAGCCTCCATGGAACGGAAGTTCCGAGGGGGCTTTTCCGTTATACCCCTCTGCCAGGCCGCTTTATGGCGCAGCCCGGCGCGGACAAAAAGAGCCCTCATGCAACCTTCCGAAGGGCATTTCAGTTCTGCTGGCCGCAGGGAGCACCTGTCCCGGATCGGGACGCCTGCCCTGAAGCCCGCAAACGATCCATTTCAGCCGGAATTCAGGCCGTAAAAATCAGAAAGGCCGACAGGGTCGGTCGCTTTTTCGACCCTCTGTGCAGTCTTGAGGCTTCTGTAGTGGATTAAGTGCTTATCTACGAACAAATCACTTGCAAATACAGGGTGTTTTCCTGATAGTCCGTTGGAAGATCCATACAAACACCGAGCAAGCATGCCGCATATCAACACCTGGGGATTTCTGATGAATTTTGGCAGCCTGTCGAAGCATTGATTCCAACAAACTGCCGGGATGCTGGCCAAACCTACATCCAAAAGCCTGGAAGAGGAAGGAAACGCAACTATTCGCATCGCCTGTATTTTGCCGCTATAGTCTCTGTGCTTCCTACCGGAATTATCTGGAATGCCTTGTCCAGAGAAAATTTGAAGGGCCTGGTTCTGCGATGGTTCGCCCTGAATTCCGGCAGTGGCCAGGCTGGTGTGTTTCAAAATATCCGAAGAGGCTTCTGGCCGAATACGATGCCCCTACAGGGATTGGCTGGCATTGGCAAGCGGCTGACGGCACGCATATTGAAGCCCCGCCTGCGCAGGAATCCATCGGCCCAAACCCGAAGGAACCCGGAAAAA
This region includes:
- the recD gene encoding exodeoxyribonuclease V subunit alpha is translated as MSGVETRIAHWRRQGWLNEVDGHLARMLARRHPAMGVGAALAAALLSQALEEGHTCLPLAQIAATLTARGEATSVQGLQDQLWASAAVVAPEHAAERPAPMVLDAAQRLALLRWHRAESRIAAELVRRAGALTEVDEERAQQMLARLFPESPDAPNLQKTAAALALCKRLLILCGGPGTGKTWTLARMLALCSALTAGQLRVALAAPTGRAAMRLGEAIREAAAAMSEDIGRQALPEAETLHRLLGYQPQTGRFRRNADNPLPADLVIVDEASMVDDLLLDALLAAAPAGCRLVLCGDPGQLPPVAPGSLLHSLAGLGTPGYAPALRAACARLCGRDMPEPPDAAAANLLNECRITLKKAHRFDETSGISALAAALQHADPAAELKRVLSRSWPDITLLGTETARSGLPAILLEMFRPLYRAVTAAEAMAAFARCRVLCALREGPWGVAGINRLCRELLRRQGLVPARQEWYRGLPVLIQHNAHDLRLYNGDTGMLWPDENAVLRAWFAAEGGLRPFPPAALPAWQPAWAITVHKAQGAEFDDVVLVLPEGDNPLLTRELLYTAVTRARKRLVLVAGPEALERSAVRQLQRYSALGDLLSAFGKPPIFIDSTSPNE